A genomic stretch from Bos mutus isolate GX-2022 chromosome 4, NWIPB_WYAK_1.1, whole genome shotgun sequence includes:
- the TMEM139 gene encoding transmembrane protein 139 produces MVPGQLWGKLEKPLLFLCCTSFLLGLALLGIRPDITPVAYFFLSLGGFFLLGCLLACFLEWGSRSVQTESPEASSNARDNEAFEVPTYVEATVMDPQPHPQELDQPPSYSSIVIPSGLEEGQPNHPEEPRRARLDRRVGSEGSVTSGSLRRPPVSLRLRWSRAASTVPDLQTLWTPPRLEPLTPPPAYEVSCDHSDDDVFYGNNWTPP; encoded by the exons aTGGTGCCAGGCCAgctgtgggggaaactggagaAGCCGCTTCTCTTCCTGTGCTGCACCTCCTTCCTCCTGGGGCTGGCTTTGCTGGGGATACGGCCGGACATCACCCCTGTGGCTTATTTCTTTCTCAGCTTGGGTGGCTTCTTTTTGTTGGGCTGCCTCCTGGCCTGTTTTTTGGAATGGGGGTCTCGATCAGTGCAGACCGAGAGCCCAGAGGCCTCCAGCAATGCACG gGACAATGAAGCCTTTGAGGTGCCAACCTATGTCGAAGCCACAGTGATGGACCCGCAGCCCCACCCCCAAGAGCTGGACCAACCACCCTCTTACAGCAGCATTGTAATCCCCTCAGGACTTGAGGAGGGACAGCCTAACCATCCAGAGGAGCCCAGGAGAGCCAGACTGGACAGGCGAGTGGGCTCAGAGGGGTCTGTGACCTCAGGAAGTCTTAGAAGACCTCCAGTCAGCCTTCGGCTTCGGTGGTCACGGGCTGCGTCCACTGTTCCTGATTTGCAGACCTTGTGGACGCCCCCCAGATTGGAACCTCTGACTCCACCCCCTGCCTATGAAGTCAGCTGTGATCACTCTGATGATGATGTTTTCTATGGAAACAACTGGACACCCCCCTAA